A DNA window from Allokutzneria albata contains the following coding sequences:
- a CDS encoding TetR/AcrR family transcriptional regulator, producing MGDTRRRLIDGAVETIRAHGIAAVSARTIAATAGVNQALVFYHFDSVDNLLAQACLVTTEERVARFRERFAAVDSFSGLLALGAQVHQDETEAGNVTVLAQMLAGAQRDPKLAEASAAAVRLWITEIEHVLRRLLAGSPLDGLLDPTTLARTVAATFVGLELFEPVAPIGSTLQELATLVEVIDELGPVARRVVRAKLRNTVKKERS from the coding sequence ATGGGTGACACCCGCAGACGGCTCATCGACGGCGCGGTCGAGACGATCCGCGCGCACGGCATCGCGGCGGTCTCCGCCCGCACGATCGCGGCGACCGCGGGGGTCAACCAGGCCCTGGTCTTCTACCACTTCGACAGCGTCGACAACCTGCTCGCGCAGGCGTGCCTGGTCACCACGGAGGAGCGGGTGGCGCGCTTCCGCGAGCGCTTCGCCGCGGTGGACTCCTTCTCCGGGCTGCTAGCGCTCGGCGCCCAGGTGCACCAGGACGAGACCGAGGCGGGCAACGTCACCGTGCTCGCGCAGATGCTCGCCGGGGCGCAGCGCGATCCGAAGCTGGCCGAGGCGAGCGCGGCCGCCGTGCGGCTCTGGATCACCGAGATCGAGCACGTCCTGCGCCGCCTGCTCGCCGGCTCACCGCTGGACGGCCTGCTCGATCCCACGACCCTGGCGCGGACGGTCGCCGCGACGTTCGTCGGGCTGGAGCTGTTCGAGCCGGTCGCCCCGATCGGCTCAACGCTGCAAGAGCTGGCCACGCTCGTCGAGGTGATCGACGAGCTCGGTCCCGTCGCGCGTCGCGTGGTACGCGCGAAACTGCGCAACACCGTCAAGAAGGAGCGTTCATGA
- a CDS encoding DUF1349 domain-containing protein, whose product MSDITAFGVSGWSWLNPPAEWSTVDGLTVTSKDDSDFWRTTHYDFVRDTGHALLRPVRGDFVLRLSFTGSYTEQYDQAGALLRIDERNWIKTGIEFVDGEHFLSAVVTRDFSDWSVVALPELTGPVSLVVDRTGDAVTVRYGIGGDEPGTLLRLAYFPPGGEVLVGPMCASPQGKGFPTRFHDFEVRT is encoded by the coding sequence ATGAGCGACATCACCGCGTTCGGCGTGTCCGGCTGGAGCTGGCTCAACCCGCCCGCCGAGTGGTCCACTGTGGACGGGCTGACGGTGACGTCCAAGGACGACAGCGACTTCTGGCGCACCACGCACTACGACTTCGTCCGGGACACCGGGCACGCGCTGCTGCGGCCGGTGCGCGGGGACTTCGTGCTGCGGCTGAGCTTCACCGGCTCCTACACCGAGCAGTACGACCAGGCCGGCGCGCTGCTGCGGATCGACGAGCGGAACTGGATCAAGACCGGGATCGAGTTCGTCGACGGCGAGCACTTCCTCAGCGCCGTGGTGACCAGGGACTTCTCCGACTGGTCGGTGGTGGCGCTTCCCGAGCTGACCGGGCCGGTCTCTCTCGTGGTCGACCGCACCGGTGACGCGGTGACCGTCCGTTACGGCATCGGCGGCGACGAGCCGGGCACCCTGCTGCGCCTGGCGTACTTCCCACCGGGCGGCGAGGTGCTCGTGGGCCCGATGTGCGCGTCCCCGCAGGGCAAGGGCTTTCCGACCCGGTTCCACGACTTCGAGGTGCGCACCTGA
- a CDS encoding phage holin family protein, with protein MSKTANAEPTTGELVSQLSEQVSRLVRDEMRLAQAELKEKGKRAGVGAGAFGASGILALYGLAAVFAGIVLLLALGMAPWLAAFVVGAALLLIAGVLALVGKKQLAKAVPPVPEQAIANVRQDITALKEGTPR; from the coding sequence ATGTCGAAGACAGCGAACGCGGAGCCGACCACCGGTGAGCTCGTTTCGCAGTTGTCCGAGCAGGTTTCCCGCCTTGTGCGGGACGAGATGCGGCTCGCGCAGGCCGAGCTGAAGGAGAAGGGCAAACGGGCCGGCGTCGGCGCGGGCGCGTTCGGGGCGAGCGGAATCCTGGCGCTCTACGGGCTGGCCGCGGTGTTCGCCGGGATCGTGCTGCTGCTGGCGCTGGGCATGGCTCCCTGGCTGGCGGCCTTCGTCGTCGGCGCGGCGCTGCTGCTGATCGCCGGCGTGCTGGCACTGGTCGGCAAGAAGCAGCTCGCGAAGGCCGTGCCGCCGGTGCCGGAGCAGGCGATCGCCAACGTGCGCCAGGACATCACCGCGCTGAAGGAGGGAACCCCTCGATGA
- a CDS encoding DUF3618 domain-containing protein, with amino-acid sequence MTTKRTNDGIDVIGSAEAKQDNEKMSPEELREDILHTRAQLAGTVDALSYKLDVKARAKEKAEQLREKAQLATGHAVDWARTVDRKRAAATAGGVVAGVLVLWLIKRRKHK; translated from the coding sequence ATGACGACGAAGCGGACCAACGACGGCATTGACGTGATCGGCAGCGCGGAAGCCAAGCAGGACAACGAGAAGATGAGCCCGGAGGAGCTGCGCGAGGACATCCTGCACACACGCGCGCAGCTCGCCGGGACCGTGGATGCCTTGTCCTACAAGCTGGACGTGAAGGCACGTGCGAAGGAGAAAGCCGAACAGCTGCGCGAGAAGGCACAGCTCGCCACGGGACACGCGGTCGACTGGGCGCGCACGGTGGACCGCAAGCGAGCGGCCGCCACCGCGGGCGGAGTCGTGGCGGGAGTGCTGGTGCTGTGGCTCATCAAACGCAGGAAGCACAAGTGA